In Nymphalis io chromosome 11, ilAglIoxx1.1, whole genome shotgun sequence, one genomic interval encodes:
- the LOC126771820 gene encoding uncharacterized protein LOC126771820, whose translation MARFVFVVLALLVAQTASDVVEYNVRPTKIADKTFLQRQMELSSLFYHVNEPIYDPTLKTIVETFELEKNVEQFENVTALKMFLKLQKYNMLLPKSVPFNILEQSQKFETVTLFNLLYSAKDYSTFFKTAVYLRQRINEGLFVYVLSVAIIHYPETQGIVIPPIYDIFPWYFHNGKIMSIAQRINTHGKNYVSYYPQTYVWDDNVVIRWNSTVWPYVEGDHVSMAYYLNDYALNTLYHNNYITFPYWLSGTTKPLMKYKRGEFFWYTRKTLLTRYYMERLSNGLGEIAELGLDVVQGGYSSGLVYEGVPLASRPNHFNIDQPKFVSYVERITELESRIRGAIEVGYLISASGEKINLRVPEAIDVLGRVLEGNVDSPNLNYYGSIYNAWKQLLGNSIEPNKMYWNGQVPLTVPSTLEIYQTALRDPAFYMITKRILKLFTLWQSYLPLYKPEEISFPAVTIQKVEVDKLVTYFENTYLNVTNALPMNEDESKLFKIKIQLVLVQRPQLNHKVFKVRVNVKSDVAKTVLVKFFLAPKYDSKGFEIPLHLNTENFFNLDTFTYELPQGESVIKRDSTENMYMIDQWMSGYEAYNKAFKAFNGDGQFLIEPKNWFHGFPRRLQLPKGNIGGMPFQFLVFIQEYQAPEASIGKGVSPEGTYGYGAGANRMSAYPIYYPLDRPLYDWQIKPLTNFYIQEVQIFHKPVPEVFAQLSSELLKMKTVVVLACLTLALAEASMIPPKFVYKTKPVEADFVTKQEKILKLFVHPEQVDTEAEYYKIGKEWDIEAHIDDFTNKKAVEEFWGLWKTGFLPKNVPFSIFYERQREEAVALFHVFYYAKDFETFYKTAAFARVYINEGQFLYAYYIALIHRADTKGVVVPAPYEVYPELFTNSNVWYKIFRTKMQNGIFTPDFGTEHGVVHEGDRWVVYSNYSDFLTYPNDEYKISYFTEDIGLNAYYYYFHSYFPFWMDGDLYPGMKERRGEVYYYFYQQLLARYYLERLSNGLGEIPDFSWWHPIRTGYSPYINYFTSFVQRPSFYNIPYEKNYEELQLLDTYEKTFIQYLEQGHFKAFNQDVDLRNSKSVNFVGNFWQANADWHGKVSRKDNHNSYEVTARRILGAAPEPVDKYTFVPTALDFYQTSLRDPIFYQMYSKILKYFIEYKKFLTPYTQDVLHYVGVKINDVKVDKLVTFFDYYDFDVTNNVFFTKEELKSQQYSSYVVRQPRINHKLFTVTVDVKSDVEGEAVFKFFMGPKYDSKGYPINIEDNWQNFVELDWFVHKLTKGQNKVERLSTDFFYYKEDSVPMRDIFKLLPEGKVPTDMSTESGAFPKRLVLPKGTKGGFPYQFFVIVYPYTPAEKKFDAIKTFEWDSKPFGYPFDRPAHEVYFKQPNMFFEDVVVYHEGEEYTYKYNTPYYTVHHNEVTKH comes from the exons ATGGCGCGGTTTGTGTTTGTCGTGCTCGCGCTCCTGGTAGCGCAAACGGCTTCAGATGTTGTAGAATATAATGTCAGGCCGACGAAAATCG CTGACAAGACGTTCCTGCAACGGCAGATGGAACTGTCTTCTCTATTCTACCACGTCAATGAACCGATCTACGATCCAACATTGAAGACCATAGTCGAAACTTTCGAATTAGAGAAGAATGTAGAACAGTTCGAA AATGTAACGGCACTGAAGATGTTcttgaaattacaaaaatacaacatGCTTCTGCCCAAATCTGTTCCATTCAACATTTTAGAACAGTCTCAGAAGTTCGAGACAGTAACATTGTTCAACTTGTTGTATTCAGCTAAGGACTACAGTACCTTCTTTAAAACTGCTGTCTACTTAAGACAGCGCATCAACGAGGGACTATTTGTGTATGTGTTATCTGTAGCCATAATTCATTATCCTGAAACTCAAGGAATTGTTATCCCACCAATTTACGACATATTCCCGTGGTATTTCCACAACGGAAAAATTATGAGTATCGCTCAAAGAATTAACACACATGGAAAGAATTACGTAAGCTACTATCCTCAAACATATGTTTGGGACGATAATGTTGTCATAAGATGGAACTCTACAGTTTGGCCATACGTTGAAGGCGATCATGTCTCTATGGCCTACTACTTAAATGACTACGCTTTAAATACTCTCTATCATAACAACTACATCACTTTCCCTTACTGGTTAAGTGGTACCACTAAGCCTTTGATGAAATACAAACGTGGAGAATTCTTCTGGTACACCAGGAAGACACTCTTAACGCGTTATTACATGGAGAGGCTATCAAATGGTCTCGGTGAAATTGCGGAACTGGGCTTAGATGTTGTTCAAGGAGGATATTCTAGTGGCTTAGTATACGAAGGTGTGCCTCTCGCATCCAGACCAAACCATTTCAATATCGATCAACCTAAATTCGTTTCATATGTTGAAAGAATAACAGAACTAGAAAGCCGTATCCGTGGCGCCATCGAAGTTGGCTACTTAATTAGC GCTAGTGGTGAGAAGATTAATCTACGAGTACCAGAAGCTATTGATGTACTTGGAAGAGTATTAGAAGGAAACGTAGATTCTCCTAACCTAAATTACTATGGAAGTATTTATAACGCATGGAAACAATTACTTGGCAACTCTATTGAGCCTAACAAGATGTACTGGAACGG ACAAGTTCCTCTCACTGTGCCATCTACGTTGGAAATTTACCAAACAGCCCTCCGTGATCCAGCCTTCTATATGATTACGAAACGAATTCTTAAACTATTCACATTATGGCAATCATACCTTCCTCTGTACAAACCAGAAGAAATTTCTTTTCCCGCAGTCACCATTCAAAAGGTGGAGGTAGACAAACTTGTCACCTACTTCGAGAACACCTATCTTAATGTGACAAATGCTCTGCCCATGAACGAAGATGAAAgtaagctatttaaaataaaaattcaact TGTGCTGGTTCAGCGTCCACAGTTAAATCACAAAGTTTTCAAGGTTCGTGTAAATGTCAAGAGTGATGTTGCCAAGACTGTTTTAGTGAAGTTCTTCTTAGCGCCTAAATATGATAGCAAGGGCTTTGAAATTCCTCTTCACCTTAACACTGAGAACTTCTTCAATTTGGACACATTTACATATGAAT tgcCACAAGGAGAGTCTGTCATCAAACGTGATTCTACCGAAAATATGTACATGATTGATCAATGGATGTCCGGTTACGAGGCATATAACAAAGCGTTTAAGGCTTTCAACGGAGACGGCCAATTTCTTATTGAACCAAAAAACTGGTTCCATGGTTTCCCACGTCGTCTTCAGCTTCCTAAAGGCAA CATTGGTGGTATGCCATTCCAGTTCCTGGTATTCATCCAAGAGTACCAAGCTCCAGAAGCTTCGATCGGCAAAGGAGTAAGTCCTGAGGGTACATACGGTTACGGAGCTGGCGCCAACCGTATGTCTGCGTATCCTATTTATTACCCATTAGACAGGCCATTGTACGACTGGCAGATTAAGCCACTTACCAATTTTTACATTCAAGAAGTTCAAATCTTCCACAAGCCGGTACCTGAAGTATTT GCACAGTTGTCTTCCGAACTACTCAAGATGAAGACTGTCGTGGTATTAGCATGCCTGACCTTAGCGCTGGCCGAAGCCAGCATGATCCCTCCAAAATTCGTCTACAAAACCAAGCctg TCGAGGCTGATTTTGTTACGAAGCAAGAGAAGATTCTGAAGCTGTTCGTTCATCCTGAGCAAGTTGACACTGAAGCTGAATACTACAAGATTGGAAAGGAGTGGGACATCGAAGCTCACATCGATGACTTCACT AACAAGAAAGCAGTCGAAGAGTTCTGGGGACTATGGAAGACTGGTTTCTTGCCCAAGAATGTTCCTTTCTCCATCTTCTACGAAAGGCAGAGAGAGGAAGCCGTTGCTCTTTTCCACGTCTTCTACTACGCCAAGGACTTCGAGACCTTCTACAAGACCGCTGCCTTTGCTCGTGTTTACATAAACGAGGGACAGTTCCTCTATGCTTACTACATTGCTCTGATTCACCGTGCTGACACCAAGGGAGTAGTCGTCCCAGCACCCTATGAAGTTTACCCCGAACTATTCACAAACTCGAATGTATGGTACAAAATCTTCCGTACCAAGATGCAAAATGGAATTTTCACCCCAGATTTCGGAACTGAGCACGGTGTCGTACATGAGGGAGACCGTTGGGTTGTTTACTCAAACTACTCCGACTTCCTTACTTACCCTAACGATGAATACAAAATTTCCTACTTTACTGAAGATATTGGTCTTAACGCTTACTACTATTACTTCCACTCTTACTTCCCATTCTGGATGGACGGCGATCTTTACCCAGGAATGAAGGAACGTCGTGGTGAAGTTTACTACTACTTCTATCAACAATTATTGGCCCGTTACTACTTGGAGAGACTTTCCAATGGATTAGGAGAAATCCCTGACTTCTCTTGGTGGCATCCAATCAGAACCGGCTACAGCCCCTACATCAACTACTTCACATCTTTTGTACAGAGGCCATCTTTCTACAACATTCCTTATGAAAAGAATTATGAAGAACTCCAACTTCTTGACACTTACGAAAAAACATTCATTCAGTATCTTGAACAAGGCCATTTCAAGGCT ttcAACCAGGATGTAGACCTACGCAACAGCAAATCTGTTAACTTTGTTGGTAACTTCTGGCAAGCTAATGCTGATTGGCACGGCAAAGTTTCACGCAAAGACAACCACAACTCATACGAAGTTACAGCTCGTCGTATTCTTGGTGCTGCTCCTGAACCCGTTGAcaa GTACACTTTCGTACCAACCGCTCTTGACTTCTATCAGACATCTCTTCGTGACCCTATCTTCTACCAAATGTACAGcaagattttaaaatacttcaTTGAATACAAGAAGTTCCTTACACCATACACTCAAGATGTTTTGCACTACGTCGGTGTTAAGATCAACGATGTTAAGGTTGATAAGCTTGTTACGTTCTTCGACTACTATGACTTCGATGTAACCAACAATGTATTCTTCACTAAAGAAGAACTTAAGTCGCAGCAATACTCATCCTACGTGGTTCGTCAACCTCGTATTAACCACAAGCTTTTCACAGTTACTGTTGACGTTAAGTCTGACGTTGAAGGAGAGGCCGTATTCAAATTCTTCATGGGACCTAAGTATGATAGCAAGGGCTACCCCATTAACATTGAAGACAACTGGCAGAACTTCGTCGAGTTGGACTGGTTTGTACACAAACTCACCAAGGGACAAAACAAAGTTGAACGCCTATCTACTGACTTCTTCTACTACAAGGAAGACTCTGTACCCATGCGCGATATCTTCAAGCTACTTCCTGAAGGCAAAGTGCCAACTGACATGTCTACTGAATCTGGTGCATTCCCTAAGAGGTTGGTCCTGCCCAAGGGTACTAAGGGTGGTTTCCCGTACCAGTTCTTCGTAATTGTCTACCCATACACTCCCGCTGAAAAGAAATTTGATGCTATCAAAACATTCGAATGGGACAGCAAGCCTTTCGGTTATCCATTCGACCGTCCAGCACATGAGGTCTACTTCAAGCAGCCCAACATGTTCTTCGAAGATGTTGTAGTATACCATGAGGGAGAAGAATACACTTACAAATATAACACTCCGTACTACACAGTACACCACAATGAAGTGACCAAACACTAA